The sequence TCCAGTTCATTGCCGACGGGGCCGCCGGTCAGAGAGTCCGGTACCGGGCCGTCGTCCTCCCGGCCGCCGGCGGCGTCGTCGGTGAGGAGCCTGGCCGGGATGAAGACCACGGCGGTGGTGCCGCCGTACGGCGAGGGCTGCAGGGAGACCCGTACATCCTGCCGCTGGGCGAGCCGGCTGACCACGAACAGGCCGAGCCGGTCGGTGTCGGACAGCTCGAACTCGGGGGTCTCGGCGAGCCGGAGGTTGGCCTCCAGCAGCAGGTCGGGGGCCATGCCCAGCCCGCGGTCGTGGATCTCCAGGGTGTAGCCGTTGGCGACCCGCTCGCCCAGGACCTGGACGCCGGTGTGCGGCGGGGAGAAGACCGTGGCGTTCTCCAGGAGTTCGGCTATCAGGTGCGTGAGGTCCGATACCGCGGGGCCCTCCACCGCGAGCCGCGGCAGCCGGCGCACCTCGATCCGCTCGTAGTCCTCCACCTCGGCGACCGCCGCGCGCACCACGTCCATCAGCTGGACCGGTTTGCGCCACTGCCGGGAGGGCGCCGCGCCGGAGAGGATGACCAGGCCCTCCGCGTGCCGTCGCATACGGGTCGTCAGATGGTCGATCCGGAAGAGGTCGGCGAGTTCGTCGGTGCTCTCGGTGCGCCGTTCCATGGCGTCGAGCAGGGTCAGCTGGCGGTGCAGCAGGACCTGGCTGCGGCGGGCGAGGTTGACGAACACGTCGGAGACGCCGCGGCGCATTTCGGCCTGTTTCACGGCGGCCTCGATCGCGGCCCGCTGGAGGGTGTGCAGGGCCTGCCCGACCTGGCCGGTTTCGTCCGGTCCGAAGTCGAGCCGGGGCGCCTCGGTCTCCACATCGACCCGTTCGCCGGCCGCCAGCCGGCGCATGACGCTGGGCAGCCGTACCCCGGAGACGTCATGGGCGGCCTTGCGCAGCCGGATCAGGTCCCGGACGTGCCGGCGGCCGATCCGGAACGAGACGACGACCGAGACCAGCAGCGCGACGAAGCCGAGGACGCCGGCGATGGCGGCCTTGAGCAGGACGTTCATGGCCACGGGGGCGACGCGCTCCTGGTAGCGGTCCCCGGCGTCCTTGTCCATCCGCTGGAGGTCGCCGAGCACCTTGCCCGCCGTGGTGTTCCAGCGCTCGGCGTTGACCGCCCGCGGTCCGTCCTGCGCACCGGCCGCGATCACCCGGTCCTCGTACGAGGTCAGCTCGCGGGCCTTCGCGGAGCGCCAGTAGTCCTCGAAGAGGCCGCGGTCCTTGGCGGGGAGGCCGGGCAGGCTGGTGCTGTAGAGGACCCGGCGTTCGGCGACCCGGTCGGACAGTGCGCGCAGATCGCGCTTGCTCATGCTGCCGGAGAGGAACACCGCGGACATCAGGGCGTCCTCGCGGGAGGCTGCCTCCCGGGCCCGGGTGAGGTTGACCAGCGCCCGGGCCTGCTTGTCCATCTCCACGTTCTCCAGGGCGTGAAGCGAGGCGAGGAAGTCATAGCCGGGGTCGACGAGGGAGTTGTAGCTCTCCATGGCCTCGTCGCGGGAGACGGTGTTGTCCTCGACCTGTGCCCGCAGCGCGCCGAGGGTGCCCAGGCCCTTGAAGACGCCGTCCATCCGGTCGGCGTTGCCGGTGCTCAGGTCCTCACGCATGTCGCGCCGGTCGATGTCGGCGCGCAGCTGGGTGACGGCCTCGTCGGTGGCCCGGGTCTGCCGGCGGAGCTCGTCGAGCGCGTTGGCGCCGCGCCGGTCGGCGAGGTACAGCAGGCTCTGCCGGCGCTCCCGCTGGAGGGCCTGGATGACGTCCTCGACCGGGTAGCCCACGTTCTTCACGACATTGCCGACGTCCAGCAGCTGGTTCGCCTCACGCCCGGTGATATAGGTCGTGAACGCCCACAAGCACGTCAGGGACACCAGCGGTACGAGCAGCAACGCCACGATCTTCCGGCGGACCGACTTCCCGCGAAAGCGCATGGCCTCCCCTACGTCAACCCCGGCGCACGGGGGTGGTGTTCCGTCAACAAACGGCGCGAGCCTACTACTCTCGGGGGACCAAGCCGAAGACCTCTCCTGCCGTCGGGAAGCATCCGGGGCAGGATCGTCGTCCGTTGTCCACCGATTCCCGGACAACCTGCCCGCGCTCACGCCCCGGACCGGGTGCTTGACCTCCGGCGAAATGCCGGACGGTTGGCCGGTTTTGCTCTACCCCGGGTAACTCCGCGCGGCTCCGGTACGTGACCATGAGGAGGGACGGGGTGCGACACCAAGGGCATGTACCCGGCGAAATCCGGGCAGTTACCGAGGAGTCGGGCACGCGGGGAGAGTGCGGGGAGTGTGACGCGTTCATGGATACCGGCAGACAACCGTTGTGGCAGGAGGAACCGGCGGTCCGGCGCCGGATGGCGGATCCGGTGCGTACCGCCGCGGTGCGTGCCGTGATCATCGTGGCGCTCACCCTGATCCAGGCGATGGTGGCCTTTCTGTGCACCCTGGCGGGCTCCTGGTTCGCGTTCCCCGCGGTGCTCAGCACGGTCGCCAGCACCGTGGTCGCCACCTGGGCGGTGCTGGACGTCTGGGTGACCCGCCAGGTGTGGGTGCAGCGCAACGGGGTGCAGTCGCAGCCGAGCAGCACGGCCCGGGAGCTGCGCCGCGAGCGGCGCAGGGCACGCCGCCGGCGGCGCCGGGCGTCACGGGAGGGCCCGTCGCGGATCGACCGGGCGGCCGCCTGAGCGGCCGGGCCGTTACGCCACCGCCTCTTCCCTCACGGCGGGCCGCACATGAATCATGCCGTCCAGGACGCTGACCTGATGGGTGCGCACCGGTCGGCGGGCGGGCAGACACGTCGGGGCACCCGTGCGCAGGTCGAACAGGGCCGCGTGCAGCGGGCATTCGACGAAGCAGCCCTCGACCCAGCCCTCGGAGAGCGAGGCGTCCTGATGGCTGCAGGTGTCGTCGACGGCGTAGTAGCCGCCCTCGGCGTGAAAGACCGCGATGGCCGGTGTGGCGTCGTCGATCTCGATCCGTACGGACTCGCCCTCGGGCAGGTCCTCGATGCGGCAGACGGGAATCATCTGGCCCCCCTCTCACTGATCGGTATCATGTGTTCTGAATAACGCATCACAGAGCGCGATGCGCAACAGAATCCAAGCCGGGGAGCGGGCCGTCAAGGGCTTCCCGACAGATGCCCTCAGACGCGCCCCGCGGGGGCCACCGGGTGGTGACACAAAGACCCATGTCGAAGACTTCCGATACGGCAGACGACCGGTCCGAGGAGCGGCGCGGCGGGGCGGGATCCGTCCAGTCCGTGGACCGCGCGGTGAGCGTGCTGGAGATCCTGGCCAAGCTGGGCGAGGCCGGGGTGACCGAGATCGCCGAGGAGCTGGGCGTCCACAAGTCGACCGCGTTCCGGATCCTCGGCGTGCTGGAGAACCGCGGGCTGGTGGAGCAGGAGAGGGACCGCGGGAAGTACTTCCTGGGCGCCGGGGTGCTGCGGCTGGCCGGCGCCGCCGCGATCCGGCTGGACATCTCGCAGGAGGGCCAGCCGGTGTGCCGCGCGCTCGCCGAGGACACCGGGGAGACCGCCAACATCGCGGTGCTCGACGGTGATGCGGCGGTCAACATCATGCAGGCCAGGGGCTCCGCCGCGGTCACCGCGTACAACTGGCTGGGCCGCCGCACCCCGCTGCACGCCACGGCCAGCGGCAAGGTGCTGCTGGCGCATCTGCCGCCGGAGCGCCGGGAGACCCTGGTGACCCGCAAGCTGCCGCGGTTCACCGAGAACACGCTGACCACGGCGTCCGGTCTGCGCGCGCAGCTCGCTGCCGCACTCACGGACGGATTCGCCTGCACCAGCGAGGAGTTGGAGATCGGCCTGAACGCGGTGGCGGCACCGGTCCATGCGCACGACGGTGCGGTGATCGGCGCGATCGGCGTCTCGGGCCCGGCGTACCGGATGGAGCACGAGCTGCTGCCGGAGCTGGCGGAGCGGGCCGCGAAGGCGGCCGCGGAACTCTCCCGCCGGATGGGGTACCCGGGTTGAGCCCGCCGGGGCATCACAGGCACCCGCCCGGGCCCTGCCGTGATGTCTCACCCCCAGGGGGTCTCGCCTAGCGAAAAATCCCCCTTGACGGATCCTGACCCGACTTCCAGCATGTCTCCTATAGCGCAACCCAGCGCACTATAGGCAACACGGCGACAGCGGTGGGCCGTTCTCCACCACTGTCCCCCGTCCCGGGTTTCCCGGTCTCCGGGTGCCCAGCACCGCGCACCACTCCCACCCCTCACAGGCATCCGTGCCACCTCACGTGTGCTACCCGCCCTGCCGCCCCGCAGGCGCTGTTTCTAGGAGTGAGACATGCCGCACGAAGCCCGCGCCGTCGTCGCCCTCGAGAAGGGCGCCCCCGTCGAGGTGCTGCCGATCCTCGTACCCGATCCCGGTCCGGGCGACGTGCTCGTGACCGTGCAGGCCTGCGGGGTGTGCCACACCGATCTGCACTACCGCGACGGCGCGATCGGCGACGACTTCCCGTACCTGCTCGGCCATGAGGCGGCCGGGGTCATCGAGGCGGTCGGCGAGGGGGTCACGGACCTGGCGCCCGGTGACTACGTGGTGCTGGCCTGGCGGGCGCCCTGCGGACAGTGCCGGGCCTGCCGCCGCGCCCGCCCCTGGTACTGCTTCGACTCCCGCAACGCCTCCCGGCCCATGACCCTGCTCGGGGGCACCTCCGGGACGAAGTCCGGGAGAGGTACGGAACTGACCGCGGCGCTGGGCATCGGCGCCTTCGCCGAGAAGACCCTGGTCGCCGCCGGACAGGCGGTGAAGGTCGACCCCTCGGCCCGCCCGGAGGCCGCGGGCCTGATCGGCTGCGGGGTGATGGCCGGGTACGGCGCGGC is a genomic window of Streptomyces sp. Edi2 containing:
- a CDS encoding bifunctional 3-phenylpropionate/cinnamic acid dioxygenase ferredoxin subunit, whose translation is MIPVCRIEDLPEGESVRIEIDDATPAIAVFHAEGGYYAVDDTCSHQDASLSEGWVEGCFVECPLHAALFDLRTGAPTCLPARRPVRTHQVSVLDGMIHVRPAVREEAVA
- a CDS encoding IclR family transcriptional regulator, whose product is MSKTSDTADDRSEERRGGAGSVQSVDRAVSVLEILAKLGEAGVTEIAEELGVHKSTAFRILGVLENRGLVEQERDRGKYFLGAGVLRLAGAAAIRLDISQEGQPVCRALAEDTGETANIAVLDGDAAVNIMQARGSAAVTAYNWLGRRTPLHATASGKVLLAHLPPERRETLVTRKLPRFTENTLTTASGLRAQLAAALTDGFACTSEELEIGLNAVAAPVHAHDGAVIGAIGVSGPAYRMEHELLPELAERAAKAAAELSRRMGYPG
- a CDS encoding nitrate- and nitrite sensing domain-containing protein, with amino-acid sequence MRFRGKSVRRKIVALLLVPLVSLTCLWAFTTYITGREANQLLDVGNVVKNVGYPVEDVIQALQRERRQSLLYLADRRGANALDELRRQTRATDEAVTQLRADIDRRDMREDLSTGNADRMDGVFKGLGTLGALRAQVEDNTVSRDEAMESYNSLVDPGYDFLASLHALENVEMDKQARALVNLTRAREAASREDALMSAVFLSGSMSKRDLRALSDRVAERRVLYSTSLPGLPAKDRGLFEDYWRSAKARELTSYEDRVIAAGAQDGPRAVNAERWNTTAGKVLGDLQRMDKDAGDRYQERVAPVAMNVLLKAAIAGVLGFVALLVSVVVSFRIGRRHVRDLIRLRKAAHDVSGVRLPSVMRRLAAGERVDVETEAPRLDFGPDETGQVGQALHTLQRAAIEAAVKQAEMRRGVSDVFVNLARRSQVLLHRQLTLLDAMERRTESTDELADLFRIDHLTTRMRRHAEGLVILSGAAPSRQWRKPVQLMDVVRAAVAEVEDYERIEVRRLPRLAVEGPAVSDLTHLIAELLENATVFSPPHTGVQVLGERVANGYTLEIHDRGLGMAPDLLLEANLRLAETPEFELSDTDRLGLFVVSRLAQRQDVRVSLQPSPYGGTTAVVFIPARLLTDDAAGGREDDGPVPDSLTGGPVGNELEHAAGKLAALSQAQSPHRRERRTPAVIDGPVELEAPLGPDEPVQADDEDAPWRKRSRGGGRKKPAIPGSQAAAPRGIAPVPPVPDSEQHQQTEDQAPGGLAPLPRRPRPPVLVSDHGRTVDDRDGDGDGSRNGNGGGKGNGKRTAERPGSGSGSGPGRPRPEHPGSGERAAERTGSTEPAAERPGSAEPTADRPDARPSSSAAPQDPAADGSRTAGDRETPAPTTAKGLPRRVRQASLAPQLKADSTGQTETQGRPAPDADDRDAEAVRARMASLQRGWQRGRRDNGEDPRATGTPPGEGPAADAATPADDTAPAGSTLPDTTGPDTTGPDTTGADPTDPGATDPDTTNPGARDTVTHHSNSNSNSTGTTAPPGTTSGGDGP